From a single Okeanomitos corallinicola TIOX110 genomic region:
- a CDS encoding tetratricopeptide repeat protein gives MSEARTTNLDIAMERILGFAQKFDQAHFDLACHAAFPQTLTPDLLYQIWLRFVPQAPWTAVARILLSRLCREVGYELYEMDVAVRNLLLTELKEDERFGKQQLDKLAEFYTDYLKQQFAREEGQEEDLTQPQYWIGLASTKSKHLNRELAKAIESRLQQKNWKELFRLASFIEAVPEALVEFEAPLITYVRGMLSYTTGDLEGAAEEFSKLPRRERQVEIVGVNLSIPDEVPLVEVELAFLQRLLQIISESKGDAQVVYPFLAANSEKLNLHLAEVLRLWATNILTKAQSDAAQLLATDVSNFSHLISQFPLGNKAINIEIAITGYEIVLTVFTREESPRNWAGIQALLGNAYRDRIKGNRAENLEQAIAYFLAALQIFTRDHFPQDWALMQISLAEAYINRIRGDKTENLEQAIASCLDALQVLTLTDFPLDWAGTQINLGIAYINRIKGDKAENIEYAIAAFTQALEVRTRIDFPVEWAATQNALGTAYINRIKGDKAENIEYAIAAFTQALEVRTRHDFPIDWANAQNNLGNAYRDRIRGDKAENLEMAIYSCQNALQVYTREAFPINWAVTMNNLGFAYRDRIVGDHSENLEQAISCFDAAFQVYSLHDFPVDWANTQNNLGIAYRDRIRGERADNIKRAINCFENALQVYTRISFPQQWAENQKNLGTTYSELIGGDRTNNIERAINCFQNALQVYTSTSFPQKHLETLFNLAIAYQDNSQLNSSYDAFANIIDSLESFQGSTFNRWEVKGKKQDLTEILTQACQSMVEVCLKLGYIDKAIEYVERSKVRNLVKLIANCNLHPKGNIPDSILNELQRLRLEISTKQLQLESLNKNISTLVNIRAEDGVSNRDSY, from the coding sequence ATGAGTGAAGCTAGAACAACAAATTTGGACATAGCTATGGAGCGAATCTTAGGATTTGCCCAAAAATTTGATCAAGCGCACTTTGATTTAGCTTGTCATGCAGCATTTCCACAGACACTCACACCAGACTTACTTTACCAAATTTGGCTGCGCTTTGTACCCCAAGCTCCCTGGACAGCAGTTGCTCGCATACTTCTGTCTCGTTTGTGTCGTGAGGTCGGTTATGAACTTTACGAAATGGATGTTGCTGTACGAAATCTGTTGCTAACAGAACTTAAAGAAGATGAGCGTTTTGGCAAGCAACAATTAGATAAATTAGCCGAGTTTTATACTGATTATTTAAAACAGCAGTTTGCCAGGGAAGAAGGACAGGAAGAAGATTTAACCCAGCCTCAATATTGGATAGGACTTGCTTCTACTAAGTCAAAACATCTGAATCGTGAATTAGCAAAAGCTATTGAGTCGAGGTTGCAACAGAAAAATTGGAAAGAACTGTTTCGTTTAGCGTCATTTATAGAAGCTGTTCCAGAAGCATTGGTGGAATTTGAAGCACCACTGATTACTTATGTTCGTGGAATGTTGAGTTACACTACTGGGGATTTAGAGGGTGCGGCGGAAGAATTTAGCAAGCTCCCAAGGCGGGAACGTCAGGTTGAGATTGTGGGAGTAAATTTATCAATTCCTGATGAAGTTCCTTTAGTTGAAGTAGAATTAGCTTTCTTGCAAAGATTGTTGCAAATTATTTCGGAAAGTAAGGGTGATGCACAAGTAGTTTACCCATTTTTGGCAGCGAATTCAGAAAAACTGAATCTACATTTAGCAGAAGTATTGCGGCTTTGGGCAACAAATATCTTGACAAAAGCGCAGTCAGATGCAGCACAATTACTAGCTACAGATGTCAGTAATTTTAGCCATTTGATTAGTCAGTTTCCCTTGGGTAACAAAGCAATAAATATAGAGATTGCTATTACTGGTTATGAAATAGTGCTGACAGTTTTTACCCGTGAGGAGTCTCCTAGAAATTGGGCAGGTATACAGGCACTTTTAGGGAATGCTTATAGAGATAGAATTAAGGGGAACAGAGCGGAGAATCTAGAACAGGCAATTGCCTATTTCTTGGCTGCACTCCAAATCTTCACCCGCGATCATTTTCCTCAAGATTGGGCTTTGATGCAAATTAGTTTAGCAGAAGCCTACATTAATAGGATTAGAGGAGATAAAACTGAGAATTTAGAACAGGCAATTGCATCTTGTTTAGATGCACTTCAAGTCCTGACTCTCACTGACTTTCCTCTTGATTGGGCAGGTACACAAATTAACTTAGGAATTGCTTACATTAATAGAATTAAGGGAGATAAAGCTGAAAATATCGAATATGCTATCGCTGCTTTTACTCAGGCTTTAGAAGTGAGAACCCGTATTGATTTTCCTGTTGAATGGGCTGCTACGCAAAATGCTTTAGGAACTGCTTACATTAACAGAATTAAGGGAGATAAAGCTGAAAATATCGAATATGCTATTGCTGCTTTTACTCAGGCTTTAGAAGTGAGAACCCGTCATGATTTTCCTATAGATTGGGCAAACGCGCAAAATAATCTGGGTAATGCCTACCGTGACAGAATTAGGGGAGATAAAGCCGAAAATTTGGAAATGGCGATCTACTCCTGTCAAAATGCTTTACAGGTTTATACTCGTGAAGCATTTCCAATAAACTGGGCAGTAACTATGAACAATCTAGGTTTTGCCTATCGTGATCGTATTGTCGGCGATCACTCAGAAAACTTAGAACAAGCTATTAGTTGTTTTGATGCTGCTTTCCAAGTGTACTCCCTTCATGATTTTCCCGTAGATTGGGCAAATACTCAAAATAATCTTGGGATTGCTTACCGCGATCGCATTCGAGGAGAACGTGCAGATAATATAAAAAGAGCTATTAATTGCTTTGAGAATGCTTTACAGGTTTACACTCGGATATCATTTCCTCAACAATGGGCAGAAAACCAGAAAAATTTAGGGACTACCTACTCAGAACTGATAGGAGGCGATCGCACCAATAATATAGAAAGAGCTATCAACTGTTTTCAAAATGCTTTGCAGGTTTATACTTCTACTTCTTTTCCCCAAAAGCATTTAGAAACTCTATTCAACCTTGCTATTGCATATCAAGATAATAGCCAGTTAAATAGTAGCTACGATGCTTTTGCTAATATAATTGATAGCTTGGAATCATTTCAAGGTAGTACATTTAATAGATGGGAAGTTAAAGGAAAAAAACAAGATTTGACTGAAATATTAACCCAAGCTTGTCAAAGCATGGTTGAAGTATGCTTGAAATTAGGTTATATCGACAAAGCTATTGAATACGTTGAGAGAAGTAAAGTACGTAATTTGGTAAAACTCATTGCCAACTGCAATCTCCACCCAAAAGGTAATATTCCAGACTCTATCCTGAATGAGTTACAACGCTTGCGTTTGGAAATTTCAACAAAGCAGCTACAGCTTGAGTCTTTGAATAAAAATATATCAACTTTAGTCAACATTCGAGCAGAAGATGGAGTAAGCAATCGGGATAGTTACTGA
- a CDS encoding MoxR family ATPase: MVDSVIPCIYTGKSEFDGREPYIPAPELIEAVNLTIFLQKRPLLLKGEPGCGKTRLARAVADELKLPYESWYIQSTTRAKDGFYTYDAIARLQDAQLAQHDEQKRSKVNDPNNYIRLGPLGRAFLFSLDKSQRQELGLLGCEFQKSLEQSQYNFSEKPQRCVVLIDEIDKADIDFPNDLLQALDEGRFLIQETGGEIKANSKYLPIIFITSNDEKDLPDAFLRRCLFHYIKFPQESELINIINAHFPKSQPAVIGAAVRRFQLLRNKMEENIGKTGKKVSTSELIDWFTILREYPEDEALSKLEGELPFAGVLLKYWKDYRDYLLPSQEEQK; this comes from the coding sequence ATGGTTGATTCAGTAATACCCTGCATTTATACAGGTAAATCCGAATTTGATGGGCGTGAGCCTTATATACCCGCGCCTGAGTTGATTGAAGCAGTAAATCTGACAATTTTTTTACAAAAACGTCCTTTGTTGCTCAAAGGAGAACCGGGTTGTGGTAAAACTCGCTTGGCTCGTGCTGTGGCTGATGAACTAAAATTACCTTATGAGTCTTGGTATATCCAATCTACAACTAGGGCAAAAGATGGTTTTTACACTTACGATGCGATCGCTCGTCTTCAGGATGCCCAATTAGCACAGCATGATGAGCAGAAACGCTCAAAAGTGAATGACCCTAACAATTATATCAGGCTGGGGCCGTTGGGTCGTGCCTTCCTCTTTTCTCTGGATAAATCGCAGCGCCAAGAACTTGGTTTGTTAGGTTGTGAGTTTCAGAAGTCTTTGGAACAATCTCAGTACAACTTCTCAGAAAAACCACAACGCTGTGTAGTTCTGATTGATGAAATTGATAAAGCTGATATTGATTTTCCCAATGACTTACTTCAAGCATTAGATGAGGGGAGATTTCTTATTCAGGAAACGGGAGGAGAGATAAAAGCCAATTCAAAGTATTTGCCAATTATATTTATTACTAGCAATGATGAGAAAGATTTACCTGATGCTTTCCTACGTCGTTGCTTATTCCACTATATTAAATTTCCTCAAGAATCTGAACTAATCAACATTATTAACGCCCACTTCCCGAAATCACAACCAGCAGTTATAGGAGCAGCTGTTAGACGCTTTCAACTACTGCGAAACAAGATGGAAGAAAATATTGGTAAAACTGGTAAAAAAGTCAGTACCAGTGAGTTAATTGACTGGTTTACAATCTTGCGAGAATATCCTGAAGATGAGGCTTTGAGTAAACTCGAAGGAGAACTTCCATTTGCTGGAGTTTTATTAAAGTATTGGAAGGATTATCGGGACTACTTGCTTCCGTCACAGGAGGAACAAAAATGA
- a CDS encoding serine protease: protein MNEIPKNFGLHRPSLTLYAFHLRNSINQGEEPTVAEAPILWEQLVDLGDKFHITKLKTLPNQLICYQNNQYFPQIEDSFGIEYTNLLHNQEQSLNFQLIPQTRGLELQGLLCPFRLHDTYAIDLTLYSQDTFSISQLSNLNYNNLLLPPKIQASLGQTLLLFGQPIEAQDNYQDLANAFVTQILSERNSTELISTGYLLGNPIFEYESAHTDPAQKLHILVWFKCQDMNQNCMDKVAEILLYLLWCRHKIQYVYYQSRWCDRKAKKLYGKLQNYERRFHQITQTANQRSQLRQLQVDLSNIGLEYARYLGELADHENTIAINEKNYRNKLEKLESLPETNLGLWHQFLRYSQNKLQQQIQTDLRFLERGRDRLQHLKATVQESIATAPVENQSRFGGNSWVQPAVTSFPQNLYYHEHVAVTNDMPGIPENIYPRLWRTLSNCDQFRTNDRLIDFFDSNDLLKAWCNNLPETNSRDERAQRVIAYLDDEYRNDTKENVLMILLHLLKKQIDPVKELHQTLSELIQELEPILAPKSNSKSNLVVLHNNPSLNDLRKAEANPKGEPMFYIAGDEKLLNCARAVARVTVPKIVNGKMKKIPTGTGWLVTSELALTCWHVIEARDPKREPPISASDLQKQIANSVFTFDFTQAGVGIEYGLVQMEHDNLELDYAVVRLRDRQDSPLQRRRFLGLDADIDFKLVTQLYVIQHPKGQPQQRSGGFYKSDLDSNRILHSAPTEEGTSGAPVLNVTNFQVVALHNGENETQKLREATKIQAILSDLQHNRPKLYNEIIAAQSQNQE, encoded by the coding sequence ATGAACGAAATCCCCAAGAATTTCGGACTACATCGTCCTAGTCTTACCCTTTATGCTTTCCATTTACGAAACAGCATAAACCAAGGGGAAGAACCGACTGTAGCAGAAGCACCAATTTTATGGGAACAGTTAGTTGATTTGGGTGATAAGTTCCACATTACAAAATTAAAAACCCTGCCAAACCAACTTATTTGCTATCAAAATAATCAATATTTTCCACAAATAGAAGATTCTTTTGGAATTGAATATACCAATCTTTTACATAATCAAGAACAAAGTTTAAACTTTCAGTTAATTCCTCAAACTAGAGGGTTAGAACTTCAAGGTTTACTTTGCCCTTTTCGATTACATGATACTTATGCAATTGATTTAACTCTGTATTCTCAAGATACGTTCAGCATATCTCAATTAAGTAATCTTAATTACAATAATCTGCTACTACCTCCAAAAATTCAAGCTTCTTTGGGTCAAACATTATTACTTTTTGGGCAACCAATAGAAGCACAAGACAACTATCAAGATTTAGCTAATGCTTTTGTTACACAAATACTTTCAGAAAGAAATTCAACTGAGTTAATTAGTACAGGTTATCTGCTAGGCAATCCAATTTTTGAATATGAAAGCGCGCACACAGACCCTGCTCAAAAACTGCATATTTTAGTTTGGTTTAAATGCCAAGATATGAACCAAAACTGCATGGATAAAGTAGCTGAAATTCTACTATATCTGCTGTGGTGTAGGCATAAAATTCAGTATGTTTATTATCAATCACGGTGGTGCGATCGCAAAGCCAAAAAACTTTACGGTAAATTACAAAATTACGAACGACGCTTTCATCAAATTACTCAAACTGCAAATCAGCGATCGCAGTTAAGGCAGTTGCAGGTAGACTTATCGAACATAGGCTTGGAGTATGCTCGCTACTTGGGGGAACTGGCAGATCACGAAAATACTATAGCTATAAATGAAAAAAATTACAGAAATAAGCTAGAAAAATTGGAGTCTTTACCGGAGACTAACTTAGGTTTATGGCATCAGTTTTTACGTTATAGCCAGAACAAATTGCAGCAACAAATTCAAACAGACTTGAGATTTTTAGAACGAGGACGCGATCGCCTCCAACATCTCAAAGCTACTGTCCAAGAAAGCATTGCCACTGCACCCGTTGAGAATCAATCCAGGTTTGGGGGTAACTCATGGGTGCAACCTGCTGTCACAAGTTTCCCTCAGAATTTATACTATCATGAGCATGTAGCTGTAACAAATGATATGCCTGGGATTCCTGAAAATATATATCCTCGACTATGGAGAACTTTGTCGAATTGCGATCAGTTTAGGACTAATGACCGACTAATCGATTTTTTTGATTCCAACGACCTGCTCAAAGCGTGGTGTAATAATTTGCCAGAGACTAATAGTCGAGATGAACGAGCGCAGAGAGTAATTGCTTACTTAGATGATGAATATCGTAATGATACTAAAGAAAATGTGTTAATGATACTGCTGCATTTATTAAAGAAGCAGATAGATCCGGTAAAAGAGTTGCATCAGACTTTATCTGAACTAATACAAGAACTTGAACCTATACTTGCACCTAAGTCTAATAGTAAATCTAATCTCGTAGTTTTACACAATAATCCTAGCCTAAATGATTTACGTAAAGCAGAAGCCAACCCCAAAGGTGAGCCGATGTTTTACATTGCAGGAGATGAGAAACTGCTGAATTGCGCTCGTGCAGTTGCTCGTGTGACTGTCCCCAAAATTGTCAATGGGAAAATGAAGAAAATACCTACAGGTACGGGGTGGCTGGTTACTTCTGAACTGGCATTAACTTGTTGGCATGTTATTGAAGCCAGAGACCCCAAAAGGGAGCCACCAATTAGTGCATCTGACCTGCAAAAGCAAATAGCCAATAGCGTATTCACTTTTGACTTTACCCAAGCAGGTGTTGGGATTGAATATGGCTTGGTGCAGATGGAACACGACAATCTGGAATTAGATTATGCTGTTGTGCGGTTGCGCGATCGCCAGGATTCTCCTCTGCAACGCCGGAGATTTCTCGGATTGGATGCAGACATAGATTTCAAACTAGTGACGCAACTATATGTAATTCAGCATCCCAAAGGACAGCCACAGCAGCGTTCTGGTGGATTTTACAAGTCTGATTTGGATAGCAACCGTATTCTCCATAGCGCCCCTACTGAAGAAGGAACATCAGGCGCACCTGTATTGAATGTAACCAACTTTCAGGTAGTGGCACTGCACAACGGCGAAAACGAAACTCAAAAATTGCGGGAAGCCACGAAAATTCAAGCTATCTTGAGTGATTTACAGCACAATCGTCCTAAACTGTACAATGAAATCATAGCCGCACAAAGCCAAAATCAGGAGTAA
- a CDS encoding CHAT domain-containing protein, whose translation MNDNPQQYFPAAVQHGQQALQIYSREVNPYGYINIQLNLGLAYQAVNQFQSAYNAFAEAISTVEFLRVVITSGDRAKQKWGAKWNDLYQKIVEVCLALADSKPQYAALALEYIERNKVRVLFELLAKRDQLPPELPNNIQQQWQELQRDISAEQRRLDLAQRTSSSINIIFTEDEPDLKKLLSSPTLDYSYLNQLQGKLDELIANHIQPLISTFNPSQAVDFITFNQIRSLIDENTAIIEWYVTPEQVRVFIITHATIYPTVREYPINWDSPLTEIAEGLPPRMAEYLQQLGEQECTNTDTKNPSLVETYFHYLTTYAQDKEQWQKQLPSTLQQFAQLLHLDEILQSIPKTCNQLILVPHRILHLLPLHALTLADGSCLLDHFSQGVRYAPSCQLLQLTQQQQRPNFSDLLGIQNPTHDLSYSDVEVLAIQKYFTRNDILEKEQAKKSNLSLQQFKSAHCLHFSCHSSFNFTEPLKSVLVLAGGFLDSKSATIETTVQTLEEKKLDLANCLTLEDIFKLNLQKCRLVTLSACETGITDMTNVSDEYIGLPSGFLYAGSPNVVSSLWTVNDLSTAFLMTRFYQNLQNFQSVAVALNQAQPWLRDITRKELETWIEENQLPMSPAVRMNLRRRLHKMSDDAQPFKSPFYWAAFCAIGK comes from the coding sequence GTGAATGATAATCCACAACAGTATTTTCCAGCGGCAGTCCAACATGGACAACAAGCACTACAGATATACAGTCGGGAAGTGAATCCTTATGGCTACATCAATATACAGTTAAATCTAGGACTTGCCTATCAAGCAGTAAATCAATTTCAAAGTGCTTATAACGCTTTTGCAGAAGCAATTTCCACTGTAGAGTTTCTGCGAGTAGTAATTACTTCGGGGGATCGTGCTAAACAGAAATGGGGAGCAAAATGGAATGACCTTTATCAAAAAATTGTAGAAGTTTGTCTGGCACTAGCTGATAGTAAGCCTCAGTATGCAGCTTTGGCACTTGAGTATATCGAGCGTAACAAGGTGCGAGTCCTGTTTGAGTTACTTGCCAAACGTGATCAATTACCCCCAGAACTTCCCAACAATATTCAGCAGCAATGGCAGGAGCTACAGCGAGATATTTCGGCTGAGCAGCGACGGCTAGATTTAGCTCAAAGAACTTCTTCAAGTATTAACATCATCTTTACCGAAGATGAGCCTGACTTGAAAAAATTGCTGTCTAGCCCTACTCTAGATTACAGTTATCTTAATCAGCTTCAGGGAAAACTGGACGAGCTAATTGCTAATCATATTCAACCTTTAATTTCTACTTTCAATCCATCTCAGGCTGTTGACTTCATCACCTTCAATCAAATCAGATCGCTGATTGATGAAAATACTGCAATTATAGAATGGTACGTGACTCCAGAGCAGGTTAGGGTTTTCATCATTACCCATGCGACCATCTATCCTACCGTTCGGGAATACCCCATCAACTGGGACTCTCCTTTGACAGAAATAGCAGAGGGATTGCCTCCTCGCATGGCTGAATATCTCCAACAACTAGGAGAGCAAGAATGCACAAACACTGACACTAAAAATCCCTCGCTAGTAGAAACATACTTCCATTACCTGACAACTTACGCACAGGATAAAGAACAGTGGCAAAAGCAACTTCCTAGCACACTCCAACAATTTGCCCAGCTACTACATCTAGATGAAATCCTTCAATCTATTCCTAAAACCTGTAACCAACTGATTCTAGTTCCTCATCGTATTCTTCACCTATTGCCACTTCATGCTTTAACGTTAGCAGATGGCTCTTGCTTGCTAGACCACTTTTCTCAAGGAGTGCGCTATGCGCCCAGTTGTCAGCTACTTCAGCTCACACAACAGCAACAACGACCAAACTTTAGTGACCTGCTTGGTATACAAAACCCAACTCATGATTTGAGTTACTCAGATGTAGAAGTCTTAGCAATACAAAAATACTTCACACGCAACGACATTTTGGAAAAAGAGCAAGCAAAGAAATCTAATCTTTCTCTCCAACAATTTAAGTCTGCTCACTGTCTTCACTTCTCCTGCCACAGTTCTTTTAACTTCACTGAACCACTTAAATCCGTACTTGTTTTAGCAGGCGGTTTTTTGGATAGCAAATCTGCAACTATTGAAACAACGGTGCAAACTCTAGAGGAAAAAAAATTGGATTTAGCTAATTGCCTAACACTAGAGGATATCTTCAAGCTCAATCTACAGAAATGTCGCTTGGTGACTCTATCTGCTTGCGAGACAGGAATAACAGACATGACTAATGTCAGCGATGAATATATTGGCTTACCTAGTGGTTTCCTCTACGCAGGTAGTCCTAATGTCGTCAGTTCCCTGTGGACGGTAAATGACTTATCCACGGCCTTTTTAATGACTCGATTTTACCAGAATCTGCAAAACTTCCAGTCAGTCGCAGTTGCTCTTAACCAAGCCCAACCCTGGCTTCGAGATATCACCAGAAAGGAACTGGAAACATGGATTGAAGAAAACCAGTTACCTATGAGTCCAGCAGTTAGAATGAATCTGCGTCGTCGTCTTCATAAAATGTCTGATGATGCTCAACCCTTTAAATCGCCTTTTTACTGGGCAGCATTCTGTGCGATTGGTAAATAA
- a CDS encoding CHAT domain-containing tetratricopeptide repeat protein, with protein sequence MNEQNQEIYRKLIEALLQCSSSQEINEILNSSQHLLNAELLQIMQQVSEELAEKGNENAANFLKDVVCQLSEVLGLSSTTTFSQLQNPNSQLDLLLQLLQAIHYSNNNPKVLYSLLQDNLDLLNDNFASVLQNWATTTLLSIVPEQAQKLSADIVNFSILIRKFPLGNQASNIEVAIAGYQVAATVFTREAFPQEWASIQNNLGIAYRNRIRGEKAENLEQAIGYYLAALRVCTCELCPYDWSMTQQNLGIVYQNRIRGEQAENIEAAIHCFEAALKVRTRQAFPQDWAMTQHNLGIAYSSRIRGEKSENLEAAIHCFQTALEVRTREVNSQEWAMTQNNLGIAYYERIEGEQAENLEAAIRCFQAALEVYTREDSAYKWAMLHNNLGNAYSNRICGEKAENLETAIRCFTAALEIRTRRLFSQEWATTQNNLGDTYRKRINGEKLENLEIAIRHLKAALEVRTREALPILYVETQFNLGLAYQDAGQFSDAYNAFTAAIDILESLRGEIVFGSAKEEDKQKLAEKWNKVYEFAIEVCLELENPTKAIEYVERSKTRNLVELILSRDLQAIFPREIVRQLEQLQDEISTSQYQLQNAIAQASTALTKHLSQLRLQRNKLQNQYLPVGSGFKFDQFRVTLDRRTAIVQLYVARNKFLVFIFTCQTQQPIVWQSEPKDLKKLMYWVAAYMGAYYEKKSHWQRRLSTRLHLLGKILHLEEIIKLIPDSCERLILIPHQYLHLFPLHALPVTEKSSLLDLFPQGVNYAPSCQMLQLAQMRKLPDFTSFFAVQNPTKDLGYTNLEVETIQRYFSTTNVLKEGMATREAIDDISFTTAHCTHFSCHGYFHPNQPRQSSLILTDAYLDTASTETNSEQYLTLPDGKLLDLDKCLTLEKIFTLNLNQSPLVTLSACETGLIDFRNISDEYIGLPSGFLYAGASSVVSSLWTVNDLSTAFLMIQFYQNLQTTQSVAVALNQAQLWLRNLTKKELETWMVQSQLNLAPAVKMSLNRRLHKISDDAQPFKSPFHWAAFCAIGQ encoded by the coding sequence ATGAACGAACAAAATCAAGAAATTTATAGGAAATTAATTGAGGCACTGCTCCAATGTAGTAGTAGCCAGGAAATCAATGAGATTTTGAATAGCAGTCAGCATTTGCTCAATGCTGAGTTATTGCAGATTATGCAACAGGTAAGCGAGGAATTAGCAGAAAAAGGTAACGAAAATGCTGCTAATTTTTTAAAAGATGTTGTCTGTCAACTATCTGAAGTATTGGGATTATCATCAACCACCACTTTTTCTCAACTCCAAAACCCTAACTCTCAACTTGACTTACTCTTGCAGTTATTGCAAGCAATCCACTACAGCAACAACAACCCGAAAGTTTTGTACTCGCTGTTACAAGATAACTTAGACCTACTTAATGATAACTTTGCCAGTGTTTTGCAAAATTGGGCAACTACTACCTTGCTAAGTATAGTACCAGAACAAGCCCAGAAGTTGAGCGCAGATATAGTCAATTTCAGTATTCTCATCCGTAAGTTTCCCCTAGGGAATCAAGCCAGTAACATAGAAGTTGCGATAGCAGGGTATCAAGTTGCTGCTACGGTATTTACCAGGGAAGCTTTTCCTCAAGAATGGGCTTCAATACAAAACAATCTGGGGATTGCCTATCGTAACCGTATCAGAGGAGAAAAAGCAGAGAATTTAGAACAAGCGATTGGCTATTATTTGGCTGCCTTGAGGGTATGTACTTGTGAACTGTGTCCCTATGACTGGAGTATGACCCAACAAAATTTAGGTATTGTCTATCAAAATCGCATTCGGGGAGAACAAGCAGAAAACATAGAAGCAGCAATTCACTGCTTTGAAGCGGCATTAAAAGTACGTACTCGCCAAGCCTTTCCTCAAGACTGGGCGATGACTCAACACAATCTGGGAATTGCCTACAGTAGTCGCATTCGGGGGGAGAAATCGGAAAATTTAGAAGCAGCCATTCATTGTTTTCAGACTGCCTTGGAAGTACGCACCCGCGAAGTCAATTCCCAAGAGTGGGCAATGACTCAGAACAATTTGGGAATTGCTTACTACGAACGTATTGAGGGAGAACAGGCAGAGAATTTGGAAGCAGCAATTCGCTGTTTTCAGGCCGCCTTGGAAGTATACACTCGCGAAGACTCAGCCTACAAATGGGCTATGCTGCACAACAATTTGGGCAATGCCTATAGTAATCGTATTTGTGGGGAAAAGGCAGAGAACCTAGAAACAGCTATTCGTTGTTTCACAGCTGCCTTGGAAATACGCACCCGTAGACTTTTTTCACAGGAATGGGCTACAACCCAGAACAATCTGGGCGATACCTACCGCAAACGCATTAATGGGGAAAAGCTAGAGAACTTAGAAATCGCAATTCGACATTTAAAGGCAGCCTTAGAGGTACGTACTCGCGAAGCTCTTCCTATATTATATGTAGAAACTCAATTCAATCTCGGTCTTGCCTATCAAGATGCTGGACAGTTTAGTGATGCTTACAATGCTTTTACGGCTGCTATTGATATTTTAGAGTCTTTGCGAGGGGAGATAGTCTTTGGTTCTGCAAAAGAAGAAGACAAACAAAAACTAGCTGAAAAATGGAACAAGGTCTATGAATTTGCAATAGAAGTTTGCCTGGAGTTGGAGAACCCTACCAAAGCAATAGAATATGTCGAGCGCAGCAAAACTCGCAACTTGGTAGAACTTATCCTCAGTCGCGACCTCCAGGCTATTTTCCCCAGAGAAATCGTTAGACAATTGGAACAACTCCAAGACGAAATCTCTACCAGTCAGTACCAATTGCAAAATGCTATAGCTCAAGCAAGCACTGCTCTGACAAAACATCTTTCACAGCTAAGGCTGCAACGCAATAAACTGCAAAACCAATACCTCCCCGTTGGTTCAGGGTTTAAATTTGACCAATTTAGGGTAACTTTGGATCGGCGTACTGCTATTGTCCAGTTGTATGTTGCCAGAAACAAGTTTCTTGTTTTTATTTTCACCTGTCAAACCCAACAGCCTATTGTTTGGCAATCCGAGCCAAAAGACTTAAAAAAATTGATGTATTGGGTAGCTGCATATATGGGAGCTTACTATGAGAAAAAATCCCATTGGCAGCGCCGCTTAAGTACCCGTCTCCATTTACTAGGTAAGATTCTGCACCTTGAGGAAATTATTAAGCTGATTCCCGATAGTTGTGAGAGGCTAATTTTAATTCCCCATCAGTATTTACATTTATTTCCCCTTCATGCGTTGCCAGTTACAGAGAAATCTAGTCTCCTTGATTTATTTCCTCAAGGGGTGAATTATGCTCCTAGCTGCCAAATGCTCCAACTTGCTCAGATGAGAAAACTTCCTGACTTCACAAGCTTCTTTGCTGTTCAAAACCCTACAAAAGACCTCGGCTATACCAATCTTGAAGTAGAAACAATTCAACGTTATTTTAGTACAACCAATGTTCTCAAAGAAGGGATGGCAACCAGAGAAGCGATTGATGATATTTCCTTTACTACTGCCCACTGCACCCACTTTAGCTGTCATGGCTATTTTCATCCAAACCAGCCTCGCCAATCTAGCCTTATCCTCACAGATGCATATCTTGACACGGCATCCACTGAAACTAACTCAGAACAGTACCTCACTTTGCCAGATGGAAAACTGCTGGATTTGGATAAATGCCTGACTTTGGAGAAAATATTCACTCTCAACTTAAACCAATCTCCCCTAGTCACTCTATCTGCTTGCGAAACTGGATTGATTGATTTCCGCAATATCAGCGATGAATACATTGGTTTACCCAGTGGTTTTCTTTATGCAGGTGCTTCTAGTGTCGTTAGTTCTCTTTGGACAGTTAATGACTTATCTACAGCTTTTTTAATGATTCAGTTTTATCAAAATCTGCAAACCACGCAGTCAGTTGCAGTTGCTCTCAACCAAGCTCAACTCTGGCTCAGAAATCTTACCAAGAAGGAATTGGAAACATGGATGGTTCAAAGCCAGTTAAATTTAGCTCCAGCAGTTAAGATGAGTTTAAATCGTCGATTACATAAAATATCTGATGATGCTCAACCCTTTAAATCGCCTTTCCATTGGGCAGCATTTTGTGCGATTGGGCAATGA